One Aegilops tauschii subsp. strangulata cultivar AL8/78 chromosome 7, Aet v6.0, whole genome shotgun sequence genomic window carries:
- the LOC141026888 gene encoding uncharacterized protein produces the protein MPPKKLPKSKTGFFGMRAKPSSNFNVEFFDADRRFWLIRYTTADKGARAYDVAVWCAGRPKTNLYFPEIETRANAKFLVLEGIQIEEITKTTKKRPTIAEQEYFWKREAEHKKKELKKEDEASPWTVIPVESSKADDEEF, from the exons ATGCCACCGAAGAAGCTCCCGAAGAGCAAGACCGGGTTCTTCGGGATGCGGGCGAAGCCATCCAGCAACTTCAACGTTGAGTTCTTTGATGCCGACCGCCGCTTCTGGCTCATCCGCTACACCACCGCGGACAAGGGCGCACGTGCCTACGACGTGGCAGTGTGGTGTGCCGGGAGGCCGAAGACGAACCTCTACTTCCCGGAGATTGAGACCCGGGCGAATGCGAAGTTCCTCGTGCTGGAGGGTATTCAGATTGAGGAGATAACGAAGACGACGAAGAAGAGGCCGACCATT GCCGAGCAGGAGTACTTCTGGAAGCGTGAGGCCGAGCACAAGAAAAAGGAGTTGAAGAAGGAAGACGAGGCCAGCCCCTGGACGGTGATCCCCGTCGAATCCTCGAAGGCTGACGATGAGGAGTTCTGA